GATCCACCTGGCCGCGGTCCGCGAAGGGATCGTGGAGACACTGCTGGCAGCCGGGGCAGCGCTGGTGCCGCCCGGGTGCGGGCCGTGCGCGGGCGTCTCCCAGGGGGTTCCGGGCGACGAAGAGACGGTGGTGGCCACCTCGCCCCGTAACTTCCGCGGCCGGATGGGCAATCCCAAGGCGCGCATCTTCCTGGCCTCGCCGGCCACCGTCGCGGCGTCCGCGGTCGCCGGCGCCATTACCGACCCGAGACGCTACCTTAGCTGAGGGAGAAGCCGTGATCATCAGCGGGCGCGTGCACCGAGTCGGCGACGACGTCAACACCGACTACATCATCCCGGCGCGGTATAAGAGCCGCACGGAGGACATCGCGTCCCTTGTGCCGGTGCTCTTCGAGGACCTGGATCCCACGCTGGCTTCCCGGATCCGGCCGGGCGACCTCGTGGTGGCCGGTCACAACTTCGGCATGGGCTCGTCACGGGAGACCGCCCCGCGCCTGCTGCGCGCCGCCGGCGTCGGCGCCGTGTTGGCCCGTTCATTCGCACGGATCTTCTTCCGTAATGCGGTGAATGTCGGCCTGGCGGTGATCGAGTGCGATACCGAAGCGATCGCCGACGGTGACGAGGTGGAGGTGGACCTGGAGTCGGGCTCTGTCAGAGTCCCTGCCCGTGAGGTCGCCGTGACGGCACAGCCGCTACCCCGGCTGATGCTCGACATCCTGCGGGCCGGGGGGATCAAGGGCTACCTGGAGGCCCAGGGCAGAGGCACGGGAGAGAATCGAGTATGAGCAGCCCGGCGGGCGTGGTCCTCGTGCTCCTCATCGGAGCGGCCGGCGGCTATGCCGGCCTGCGGCTCCGCCTGCCTGCGGGCGCCCTGCTGGGAGCGCTGCTGGCCGTCCTGTTGGCCCACGCGCTGATCCCGACACTGCCGGCCATAGACCCGACCATCCGGCGTTGGCTCCAGATCCTGGTGGGCACGGCCCTTGGCTCGCGCGTGTCGGCGGATACGGTGCGGCGGTTGCGCAGGGCGGTCCCCGTGGCCGCGCTGGTGGTCGCCGCCACGATAGCAGGGACGCTGGTGGGCGGTGCCGTTGTAGCCAGTGTCCTCAACATTGACCGCGGGACCGCGCTGCTCGCCAGCACTCCCGGCGGTTTGCCCGAGATGGTGGTGATGGCCGACGCGCTGGGCCGCGACGTTCCCACGGTGGTGGTTATCCAGCTCGTCCGGATCATCCTGACGCTGATCGTCGTGCTGCCGTTGGCTCGCCTCTTCATGGTCCGGCACGGGGCGGAGCCGTCGTGAGTCTGCTGCTGACGCTGGCCGCAGGCGTTGCAGGAGGCTGGCTGGGCATGTGGCTGGGCCTCCCCGCCGGCGCGCTGGTCGGATCAATGGTCGCCGCCGGTTCCCTGCGCCTGCTGGGCGGGCCGGTCCAGGAGATCCCCGCGGGAGTGCGCCGCGGGGCTCAGATGGTGATAGGCGCGGCTCTGGGCGTCTCTTTCGGCTGGAGTCAGCTAATGATCGGCCGGATGCTCTTTCCGGCCCTCCTCCTGGCGGCGGTGCTGTTCAGCTTCTCTTTCGTCCTGGCGGGGGTGATGGTGCGGCAGACCGGGTGGTCCTGGTCCGCGGCGCTGCTCTCTACGGCGCCCGCGGGCATGACCGAACTCTCGCTGTCGGCCGACGCGATGGGGCTGGACGCGTCCGTGGTGGCGACCATCCACCTGGTGCGCCTGACAACAGTGATGACGGTGGTCCCCTGGCTCGTACGCTGGCTGGGATGAAGGAGGCGGGTGAAGTGGACAAGCGGGAATGGCTGCGCCGGCGCCTGGCAGAGGGCCCCATCCTCATGGCGCCCGGCGCGTTCGACGCCCTCAGCGCCAAGGTCGTGGAGTGCTGCGGGTTTGAGGCCGTCTACGTGAGCGGTGGGGCAATCTCGCGGAGCCTCGGGTTCCCGGACCTGGGCCTGGTGACCGCCTCGGAGATGCTGGAGCGCATCGCCCGCATATGTGAGGCCACCGACCTGCCGGTGATCGCGGACGCCGACACCGGCTACGGCAACCCACTCAACGTCCACCGAACCGTGCGCGAGTGGGAGCGCGCCGGCGCAGCCGCGCTGCAACTCGAGGATCAAGTGACGCCGAAACGGTGCGGCCACTACGCGGGGAAGGCCCTGATCTCCACCGGCGACATGGTGCAGAAGATCCGGGCCGCCGTGGAGGCGCGCCGCGAGGGGACGCTAATCATCGCCCGCACCGACGCGCGGGCCCCAGAGGGTCTGGACGGTGCGCTGGCGCGCGCGCGGGCCTACGGCGAAGCGGGCGCCGACGTGCTCTTTGTTGAGGCTCCCGAATCCCTGGCGGAGATCGAGACGATCGCCCGGGCCCTGCCCGGGCCGCTGATGATCAACATCTTCAAGGGCGGCAAGACGCCCGTTGTGCCGACTGGCGAGCTGGACCGGATGGGCTACCGGCTGGCGATCTTTCCGAGCGAGCTCCAGCGGGCCGCAATCTACGCCATGCTCGAGTGCGGGCGGCACCTGCGGGAGACGGGAACCGTTGAGGACTTCGCGCCGGTGGTTTCATTCCGGGATCGTGAGGCGATAATCGATGCCGGCCGTTGGGCCTCGATGGGCGACCGGTACGCGACGCCGCCTGTGGGAGGCTGAGGGAGATGGCACATGCCGGGGGGAAGGGCACGGTCGCGATCACGCGCCGCCTGGCCGAATGGGTAGCGGCGCTCCGCCTGGAAGAGGTCCCCGACGACGTGGTCCGTCACGTCAAGCTGGGTTTGCTGGACACGCTGGGTTGCGGGCTGTTCGGCAGCACCCTTCCCTGGGGACAGACGGTAATCAGGTTTGCCGGCACGCTGGGCCGCGGCGAGGAGGCCACGGTCTGGGGCGACGGGTCCCTTCTGCCGGCTGCCAACGTTGCGCTGGCCAACGGTACGCTCGTCCACGCGTTCGAGATGGACGACCTCCACGCCAGCGGGGTGCTCCATCCGGGCTCGGTGACGGTCACGGCGGCGATGGCCGTGGCGGAGCGCCGGGAGCGTGGCGGCGGCCCGCCTGCAGACGGCCGCAGCCTTTTGGGGGCGCTGGTGGCGGGCTACGAGGTCGGCGCACGCATCGGCGTGGCCTGCGGCTACGCCAAGCTGCGCAAGGGGTTCCACCCCGCGGCCACCACCGGGGTGTTCTGCGCAGCGGCGGCGGCCAGCCGCATCCTGGGATTGGACGCGGACGCCACGCAGGACGCCCTTGGCACGGCGGGCACCCAGGCCTCCGGCCTGATGGCGGCGCAGTACGGGTCTATGGTCAAGCGCATGCACATGGGCCTCAGCGCCCAAAGCGGCATCTACGGTGCCGACCTGGCGGCGATGGGGTTCCGGGGGGTGCGCGAGGTGATCGAGGCGCCCTACGGCGGCTTCCTGAGCACGCTGGTGGGCGACGCCGCCGACCCGGCGTTCATCCTGGAAGGCCTGGGAGAGCGCTATGAGTTGATGGGAACCGGCTTCAAGGTCTACCCGTCGTGCGGCAGCTCGCACACCACGATTGATGCGCTGCTGGCCATCCGGGAACGCTGCCCGGATCTGAGCCCGGAAGCGGTCGAGTCGGTCGT
This DNA window, taken from Armatimonadota bacterium, encodes the following:
- a CDS encoding 3-isopropylmalate dehydratase, which encodes MIISGRVHRVGDDVNTDYIIPARYKSRTEDIASLVPVLFEDLDPTLASRIRPGDLVVAGHNFGMGSSRETAPRLLRAAGVGAVLARSFARIFFRNAVNVGLAVIECDTEAIADGDEVEVDLESGSVRVPAREVAVTAQPLPRLMLDILRAGGIKGYLEAQGRGTGENRV
- a CDS encoding MmgE/PrpD family protein, with protein sequence MAHAGGKGTVAITRRLAEWVAALRLEEVPDDVVRHVKLGLLDTLGCGLFGSTLPWGQTVIRFAGTLGRGEEATVWGDGSLLPAANVALANGTLVHAFEMDDLHASGVLHPGSVTVTAAMAVAERRERGGGPPADGRSLLGALVAGYEVGARIGVACGYAKLRKGFHPAATTGVFCAAAAASRILGLDADATQDALGTAGTQASGLMAAQYGSMVKRMHMGLSAQSGIYGADLAAMGFRGVREVIEAPYGGFLSTLVGDAADPAFILEGLGERYELMGTGFKVYPSCGSSHTTIDALLAIRERCPDLSPEAVESVVVRTTTSTRDHVGWPYVPDTVTSAQMNLPYTVAALLADGALTVESFAEHRLREPRLVALAEKVHVEADPDLDRMGRDHRHTVRVTIRLTDGRQFEDSRTHARGTARVPISASDLEAKFTDLAGRVVGDDQAAAIREMVEDLEHLPTVSPLGDQMVRPPE
- a CDS encoding isocitrate lyase/PEP mutase family protein, whose product is MDKREWLRRRLAEGPILMAPGAFDALSAKVVECCGFEAVYVSGGAISRSLGFPDLGLVTASEMLERIARICEATDLPVIADADTGYGNPLNVHRTVREWERAGAAALQLEDQVTPKRCGHYAGKALISTGDMVQKIRAAVEARREGTLIIARTDARAPEGLDGALARARAYGEAGADVLFVEAPESLAEIETIARALPGPLMINIFKGGKTPVVPTGELDRMGYRLAIFPSELQRAAIYAMLECGRHLRETGTVEDFAPVVSFRDREAIIDAGRWASMGDRYATPPVGG
- a CDS encoding AbrB family transcriptional regulator — its product is MSLLLTLAAGVAGGWLGMWLGLPAGALVGSMVAAGSLRLLGGPVQEIPAGVRRGAQMVIGAALGVSFGWSQLMIGRMLFPALLLAAVLFSFSFVLAGVMVRQTGWSWSAALLSTAPAGMTELSLSADAMGLDASVVATIHLVRLTTVMTVVPWLVRWLG